The Fluviicola sp. genome contains a region encoding:
- the mce gene encoding methylmalonyl-CoA epimerase, producing the protein MNKIEHIGIAVKNLDEAIKTYTELLGTECYKTEAVASEGVKTAFFQVGESKIELLEASNETSPIAKFIEKKGEGIHHIAFDVTNIEASMKDLASKGFQLLNEQPKNGADNKLVAFLHPKSSNGVLVELCQEKG; encoded by the coding sequence ATGAATAAAATCGAACACATCGGAATTGCAGTCAAAAACCTCGACGAGGCAATTAAAACATATACCGAATTACTTGGCACCGAATGCTACAAAACAGAGGCAGTAGCAAGCGAAGGTGTGAAAACTGCTTTTTTCCAGGTCGGAGAATCAAAAATCGAATTGTTGGAGGCAAGTAATGAAACAAGCCCCATTGCTAAATTCATTGAAAAGAAAGGCGAGGGAATCCATCACATTGCATTTGACGTTACCAACATCGAAGCATCCATGAAAGACCTTGCTTCGAAAGGATTCCAGTTACTGAACGAACAGCCGAAGAACGGTGCAGACAACAAACTGGTAGCATTCCTGCATCCGAAATCTTCGAACGGGGTTTTGGTAGAATTATGCCAGGAAAAAGGGTAA
- a CDS encoding peptide ABC transporter substrate-binding protein: protein MKLVPVIFLILILTSCGSDKKQFEFAGGSFKMALDNTPTTFIPREVNDVYSFELLSQVMEGLVSFNAEDLSLQPQIAEKWSISDDGTVFTFTIRDDIYFHDNPVFGSMDERKLTVDDVLFTFEKACKPNAEGNPTAAYVFLLSNQVKGAKEYYEGKAKSISGMKVRKNTFEITLLNPDQTYINKLANLSASIVSRKVAEANKETDVVGTGPFCFTKPTDNETYILLKNPDYYMVDNKGNALPYLDSVVFYVQTRKLEQLEMFEQGKTLMISGLPTSRITEMLDGRISDFNAQPPLKELYNNPLLTTQYYFFNMNDPRFQDVRVRQAFNYAIDRKRLADNVLRNQFYEYGIYGITPPISSVFKGYNFSEIKKYGYDFNPEMAKKLLAEAGYPDGKGFGSVDLRLDISDLNTAVAEELADQIYQTLGINVNIDGSNFEQRNEDGNMGRGDMFRTAWVADYSSPETFLGNFYGKIVPKSKDLPSSGNQSRYVNPLFDKYFEQGRSADQKRRLELFCKAEIELMKNPPIIPLWYANDFTLSYSRVRNLKNNPMEFLDLRKVYIKEWTKEEYLKSIQ, encoded by the coding sequence ATGAAATTAGTTCCCGTAATTTTCCTGATTCTTATCCTTACATCATGTGGTTCAGATAAAAAGCAATTTGAATTTGCAGGAGGAAGTTTTAAAATGGCTTTGGATAATACACCTACTACTTTTATTCCCAGAGAAGTGAACGATGTCTATTCTTTCGAACTGCTTTCACAGGTCATGGAAGGGTTGGTTAGTTTCAACGCGGAAGATCTCTCGCTTCAGCCGCAAATTGCCGAGAAATGGAGCATCAGCGATGACGGAACGGTTTTTACATTCACGATCCGTGACGATATTTATTTTCACGATAATCCGGTGTTCGGATCCATGGATGAGCGCAAGCTGACTGTTGATGACGTCCTGTTCACTTTTGAAAAAGCCTGTAAACCGAATGCAGAAGGAAATCCAACCGCGGCTTACGTGTTCCTGCTTTCCAACCAGGTAAAAGGAGCAAAGGAATACTACGAAGGAAAAGCAAAATCGATCAGCGGTATGAAGGTCAGAAAGAACACCTTTGAGATTACCCTGTTGAATCCCGACCAGACCTACATCAATAAACTGGCGAACCTGAGTGCAAGCATCGTGTCGCGAAAAGTTGCAGAAGCAAACAAGGAAACAGATGTAGTTGGAACAGGCCCTTTTTGTTTTACAAAGCCAACAGATAACGAAACGTATATTTTGCTAAAGAACCCCGATTATTACATGGTCGACAACAAAGGAAATGCATTGCCTTACCTGGATTCGGTTGTTTTTTATGTGCAGACCAGAAAGCTGGAGCAATTGGAAATGTTTGAACAGGGCAAAACCTTAATGATTTCCGGTTTGCCTACTTCCCGCATTACTGAAATGCTGGACGGACGAATTTCTGATTTCAATGCGCAGCCCCCGTTGAAGGAATTGTATAACAATCCTTTATTGACTACTCAGTATTATTTCTTCAATATGAATGATCCGCGTTTCCAGGATGTGCGTGTCAGACAGGCATTCAATTATGCGATCGACCGGAAACGCCTGGCGGATAATGTGCTTCGGAACCAATTTTACGAATACGGGATTTATGGAATTACTCCGCCTATCAGTTCGGTGTTCAAAGGCTACAATTTTTCTGAGATTAAGAAATACGGATATGACTTCAACCCTGAAATGGCAAAAAAACTATTGGCTGAAGCAGGTTACCCGGACGGAAAAGGATTCGGAAGTGTGGACCTGAGATTGGATATCAGTGATTTGAACACGGCGGTTGCAGAAGAATTGGCCGATCAGATTTACCAGACTTTGGGAATCAATGTAAATATTGACGGTTCCAATTTCGAACAACGAAATGAAGACGGGAATATGGGACGGGGAGACATGTTCCGTACTGCCTGGGTTGCGGATTATTCCAGCCCGGAAACTTTCCTGGGGAATTTTTACGGGAAAATCGTTCCGAAATCCAAAGACCTGCCTTCAAGCGGAAACCAATCCCGTTATGTCAATCCGTTGTTTGACAAGTATTTTGAGCAAGGCCGTTCGGCTGACCAGAAAAGAAGACTGGAATTATTCTGTAAGGCAGAGATCGAGCTGATGAAGAACCCGCCAATCATCCCGCTTTGGTATGCCAATGATTTCACTTTGAGTTACTCGCGTGTGCGCAACCTGAAAAATAACCCGATGGAATTTTTGGATTTACGCAAAGTGTATATCAAAGAGTGGACGAAAGAAGAATATTTGAAGTCTATTCAATAA
- a CDS encoding carboxypeptidase-like regulatory domain-containing protein — MKTILTVLFCAFVSVLIAQPTQTVRGTVLDSESDFPVFGAQVIISLSDSSKLKTMTNDEGVFEFLNVPVGKHPLSIKSTVYENYSASVEVNSGKQTVLEIKIKERISEVEEVVVVAQKQGEVKNEMATVSAQQFSVEETERYAGSRGDPARMASNFAGVQGADDSRNDIVVRGNSPLGIVYKVEGIDIPNPSHFSISGSSGGPVSIINNKSLANSDFFMSAFPAEYGNSVSGIFDLKLRNGNSKQHEFTGQFGFLGTEVMAEGPLSKKTNASYLIMGRYSTLSLFQFMGIRIGTDAVPVYGDGAFKFNFPLKKGGQLSLWGIGGKSDIKILISEQTEYTTDLYGEGDRDQYFGTGMAVAGLTYKKSLSERTFLTTTFSGSIEDQHSHHDLLNRSLDTTYNGGEPEVKIRVDSIYRIMGYDFKIAKYSGMFSINHKIGKQHIIKAGLNADFLTFNMIDSVLNTSGTAFINRWDYKGQGGILVQPFFQWKYRITETMDFTAGLHAQYYSFSNSLSPVEPRLGWKWSMKGNQKLFAGAGLHSQTQPYYTYTYHLEDAAGNQIYHNKNMGFTKSMHSAIGYEKNFKKGFQFKTEIYYQYLYEVPVTVQPSSFSMINQGSGFARFFPDTLKNTGTGMNYGLELTLQKFFDKSFYVLTTVSIYDSKYKGSDGVERNTSYNGLYTANVLFGKEFKLGKKHTLGLGGKVTVAGGKRYGYINLPATTAQKELIFSDSAFNTRQFKDYFRADLKISWKMNAKKVTHEIGLDLVNILNTRNILGLAYAPDLADPSKEPLAEKTQLGFLPIFYYRISFKLASGKKE, encoded by the coding sequence ATGAAAACTATTCTTACCGTATTGTTTTGCGCGTTCGTATCCGTATTGATTGCGCAACCTACCCAAACTGTTCGTGGTACCGTGCTGGATTCGGAATCGGATTTCCCGGTTTTCGGAGCACAGGTCATCATCAGTCTTTCCGATAGCTCCAAGCTGAAAACCATGACCAACGATGAAGGTGTGTTCGAATTTTTGAATGTTCCTGTCGGAAAACATCCCTTATCGATTAAATCAACGGTTTATGAAAACTACTCGGCTTCTGTTGAGGTGAATTCCGGGAAGCAAACCGTATTGGAGATCAAGATCAAGGAACGCATCAGTGAAGTAGAAGAAGTAGTGGTTGTGGCACAGAAACAGGGTGAAGTCAAAAATGAAATGGCGACTGTTTCTGCCCAGCAGTTTTCAGTGGAAGAAACAGAACGTTATGCCGGTTCGCGGGGAGATCCTGCCCGGATGGCGAGTAACTTTGCCGGAGTTCAGGGAGCCGATGATTCCCGGAATGATATCGTGGTACGCGGAAATTCACCGCTTGGAATTGTTTACAAAGTAGAAGGAATTGATATTCCGAATCCCTCACACTTCTCCATTTCGGGAAGTTCCGGTGGGCCGGTTTCGATCATCAACAACAAAAGTCTGGCGAATTCAGATTTCTTCATGTCTGCTTTCCCTGCTGAATACGGAAACTCTGTTTCGGGAATCTTTGATTTGAAACTGCGCAACGGGAATTCCAAACAACACGAATTTACCGGGCAGTTCGGTTTCCTGGGAACAGAAGTCATGGCGGAAGGACCTTTGAGCAAGAAAACCAATGCGAGTTACCTGATCATGGGCCGTTATTCGACGCTGAGCTTGTTCCAGTTCATGGGAATCCGCATCGGTACGGATGCCGTTCCGGTTTATGGCGACGGAGCTTTTAAGTTCAATTTCCCGCTCAAGAAAGGAGGACAGCTTTCCCTTTGGGGAATCGGAGGGAAAAGCGATATCAAAATCCTGATTTCCGAGCAAACCGAATATACCACCGACTTATACGGAGAAGGTGACCGCGATCAGTATTTCGGAACGGGAATGGCTGTTGCCGGGTTGACTTATAAGAAATCACTTTCCGAACGTACTTTCCTGACAACAACTTTCTCTGGAAGTATTGAAGACCAGCATTCGCACCATGATTTGTTGAACCGCTCGTTGGATACGACTTACAACGGTGGCGAGCCGGAAGTGAAAATCCGCGTGGACAGCATTTACCGCATCATGGGTTATGACTTCAAGATTGCGAAATACTCGGGAATGTTCAGCATCAATCACAAGATCGGTAAGCAGCACATTATCAAAGCAGGATTGAATGCGGATTTCCTGACCTTCAACATGATCGACAGTGTTTTGAATACTTCGGGAACAGCTTTCATCAATCGCTGGGACTATAAAGGCCAGGGAGGAATTTTAGTGCAGCCTTTCTTCCAGTGGAAATACCGCATCACGGAAACCATGGATTTCACAGCCGGATTGCATGCGCAGTATTATTCATTCAGCAATTCACTAAGTCCGGTGGAACCGCGTTTGGGTTGGAAATGGTCGATGAAAGGAAACCAGAAATTATTTGCCGGTGCCGGATTACATAGTCAGACACAACCTTATTATACCTACACGTATCACCTGGAAGATGCAGCCGGAAACCAGATCTACCACAATAAGAACATGGGTTTCACCAAGTCGATGCATTCCGCTATCGGTTATGAAAAGAATTTCAAGAAAGGATTCCAGTTCAAGACGGAAATTTATTACCAGTACCTGTATGAAGTTCCGGTAACGGTTCAGCCTTCTTCCTTCTCGATGATCAACCAGGGAAGCGGTTTTGCGCGTTTCTTCCCGGATACGTTGAAGAATACCGGAACGGGAATGAATTACGGTCTGGAACTAACGCTTCAAAAGTTCTTCGACAAGAGTTTTTATGTGCTCACAACCGTTTCTATCTACGACAGTAAATACAAGGGAAGCGATGGTGTGGAGCGCAATACCAGCTACAATGGATTGTATACGGCAAACGTATTGTTCGGAAAAGAATTCAAGCTGGGTAAAAAACACACGCTTGGTTTGGGTGGAAAAGTAACGGTAGCAGGAGGAAAGCGCTACGGCTATATCAATCTGCCGGCTACAACGGCTCAAAAGGAATTAATCTTCAGCGATTCGGCATTCAATACGCGTCAGTTCAAAGACTATTTCCGTGCGGATTTAAAGATCAGCTGGAAAATGAACGCGAAGAAAGTTACGCACGAGATCGGTTTGGATTTGGTAAACATCCTGAATACACGAAATATCCTGGGATTGGCTTACGCGCCTGATCTGGCGGATCCGAGCAAAGAACCCTTGGCAGAGAAGACGCAGCTGGGCTTCCTTCCGATTTTCTATTACCGGATCAGTTTCAAATTGGCCAGCGGAAAGAAAGAATAA
- a CDS encoding CHAP domain-containing protein yields the protein MKKTVFLLLAISATSVLVFLLYQKNTAPTRNYQIGDRLDSLNNVVVYYNGGMGNVSGRNTSPDGYNIGLKYQCVEFVKRYYYEYYKHKMPNAYGNAIDFFNKDLKDGELNKDRDLIQYTNPSKTKPQIGDLIVMDATWTNEYGHVVIVSNVTEDEVEIIQQNAGNPDHPRDVFDLEQTDGLWEIDHSRILGWLRMRKSASF from the coding sequence ATGAAAAAAACCGTCTTCCTGTTACTTGCCATTAGTGCCACAAGTGTCCTGGTCTTCCTTCTCTATCAGAAAAACACCGCCCCAACGCGCAATTACCAAATCGGTGACCGGTTGGACAGTTTAAATAACGTAGTGGTGTACTACAACGGCGGAATGGGCAACGTCAGCGGAAGAAACACTTCTCCCGACGGATACAACATCGGGTTGAAATACCAGTGTGTGGAATTCGTAAAACGCTATTATTACGAATACTACAAACACAAAATGCCGAACGCTTACGGAAACGCCATCGACTTCTTCAATAAAGATCTCAAAGACGGTGAATTAAACAAAGACCGTGATTTGATCCAATACACCAATCCCAGCAAGACCAAACCTCAGATCGGTGATTTAATTGTTATGGACGCAACCTGGACGAATGAATACGGACATGTGGTGATTGTTTCAAATGTTACTGAAGATGAAGTAGAGATCATCCAGCAGAATGCCGGGAACCCGGATCACCCGAGGGATGTTTTTGACCTGGAACAAACGGATGGATTGTGGGAAATCGACCATTCGCGGATTCTGGGTTGGTTACGCATGAGAAAAAGCGCCAGCTTTTGA
- a CDS encoding SpoIIE family protein phosphatase, producing the protein MIAQILNNGITTENPDSLNRKIRIGNLIALLTATIMFCYTPIYFYYHQPAGIFNNGFFFLASLVTFFLIHRKKYRQAFFFHVCCGFIYFIEGTLAYGLQTNLHFYLLIMCMISAVMFDRRKTIQGFIAFAILSFFGLITWLNLHKPFITDLEQSETVQTIIGNVNLLLLFMISSLFILFFKEDMLKSQKHILKQKQVIEAKNKDMLDSIQYAQRIQLALLPGRNNLQTLFPGSFLLFQPKDIVSGDFYWIFQNEQYRFVAVGDCTGHGVPGALMSVLGINLLNEIVENKGVLEPAEILNELRSGIIAAFDKEGKSSEYKDGMDISILRIDRKVNTYVFAAANNGVYHISGQTLEERKANRQPVGYSHDLKPFTQQEFPFQTGDLLVLFTDGFADQFGGPKGKKFRYKNFQELLLNNREKDLQKILPETFYEWKGELEQIDDICVLGIRL; encoded by the coding sequence ATGATTGCGCAAATACTCAACAACGGAATTACTACTGAGAACCCTGATTCTCTGAATCGTAAGATCCGTATTGGAAATCTGATCGCCCTGTTGACGGCAACTATCATGTTCTGTTACACGCCAATCTATTTTTACTACCATCAGCCGGCAGGCATTTTCAACAACGGTTTTTTCTTCCTGGCCAGTTTGGTGACTTTCTTCCTCATTCACCGGAAAAAATACCGGCAGGCTTTCTTCTTTCACGTTTGCTGTGGATTCATTTACTTCATTGAAGGAACGCTGGCCTACGGCTTGCAAACAAACCTGCATTTTTACCTGTTGATTATGTGCATGATCAGTGCCGTGATGTTTGACCGGCGAAAAACCATTCAGGGATTCATTGCCTTTGCCATTCTTTCATTTTTCGGTTTGATCACCTGGCTGAATTTGCATAAGCCGTTTATTACGGACCTGGAGCAATCCGAAACGGTTCAAACCATTATCGGGAATGTCAATTTGCTGCTGCTTTTTATGATCAGTTCGCTTTTTATTTTGTTCTTCAAGGAAGACATGCTGAAATCACAGAAACACATCCTGAAACAAAAACAGGTCATCGAAGCAAAGAACAAAGACATGCTCGACAGCATTCAATATGCACAACGCATTCAGTTGGCCTTATTGCCGGGCAGAAATAACCTGCAAACGCTTTTCCCCGGATCTTTTCTCCTGTTCCAGCCCAAAGACATTGTAAGCGGCGATTTTTACTGGATTTTCCAAAATGAACAATACCGCTTCGTTGCTGTTGGTGACTGCACCGGTCATGGTGTTCCGGGAGCATTGATGAGCGTACTGGGAATTAATCTTCTGAATGAGATTGTAGAGAACAAAGGTGTATTGGAACCTGCAGAAATTCTGAACGAACTGCGTTCGGGGATTATTGCTGCATTCGACAAGGAAGGTAAAAGCAGTGAATACAAAGACGGAATGGATATTTCGATCCTGCGGATCGACCGGAAAGTGAACACCTACGTTTTTGCGGCTGCCAATAATGGGGTTTACCATATTTCGGGGCAAACACTCGAAGAACGAAAGGCGAACAGACAACCGGTCGGCTATTCACACGACCTGAAACCTTTTACGCAACAGGAATTCCCGTTCCAAACAGGTGATTTGCTGGTTTTGTTTACAGATGGTTTTGCAGATCAGTTCGGAGGGCCAAAAGGGAAGAAATTCCGGTACAAAAATTTCCAGGAACTCCTTTTGAACAACCGGGAAAAAGACCTGCAAAAAATACTGCCTGAAACGTTTTACGAATGGAAAGGGGAATTGGAACAAATTGATGATATTTGTGTCCTGGGTATCCGACTTTAA
- a CDS encoding DUF2071 domain-containing protein — protein sequence MKKETKNALFQSVSHRSWPLPAKSWRYYQEWNHALFLHWKVSPDLLEPFIPKDLTLDTFDGEAWISVVAFTMQKIRPKNLPAFSPVSDFHEINVRTYVNYNGKAGVYFLNIEAQKLVSAKLSRLLSGLPYEKAKMVRVRKNILQEYTSDLKKKGFRFSAKYAVSDQSVPKTELDSWLTERYCLYLDRGPQTYIYEIHHLPWELQQVKVEEIHTDYRLGKIDLNHPPDRIHYSPGVNVIAWSKQKL from the coding sequence ATGAAAAAAGAAACCAAAAACGCGCTTTTTCAATCTGTTTCCCACAGATCCTGGCCACTCCCGGCAAAAAGCTGGAGGTATTACCAGGAATGGAACCATGCTTTATTCCTTCACTGGAAAGTTTCCCCGGATTTACTGGAACCTTTTATTCCAAAGGATCTGACACTCGATACTTTTGACGGAGAAGCATGGATTTCCGTGGTCGCATTTACGATGCAAAAGATCCGTCCGAAAAACCTGCCCGCTTTTTCTCCTGTTTCCGATTTTCACGAAATCAATGTCCGGACTTATGTGAATTACAATGGGAAAGCCGGGGTTTATTTCCTGAATATCGAAGCGCAAAAGCTGGTTTCGGCCAAACTTTCCAGGTTGCTTTCGGGATTGCCTTATGAAAAAGCAAAAATGGTCCGGGTCCGGAAAAACATCCTTCAGGAATATACTTCAGACCTGAAGAAAAAAGGATTCCGCTTCTCTGCGAAATATGCGGTTTCAGATCAGAGCGTGCCAAAAACAGAACTGGACTCGTGGCTGACGGAAAGGTATTGCCTGTACCTGGATCGTGGTCCGCAAACTTATATCTATGAAATTCATCACCTGCCCTGGGAATTGCAGCAAGTGAAGGTCGAAGAAATCCATACGGATTATCGGCTGGGAAAAATTGATCTGAACCATCCACCGGATCGCATTCATTATTCACCGGGCGTTAACGTAATTGCGTGGAGCAAACAAAAGCTATAA
- a CDS encoding YwbE family protein, which yields MKPLRKDIKPGMLVLFVQKKHQASGELTEGIVKSILTSAPSHPHGIKIMTVDKLVGRVTEIIDGDVD from the coding sequence ATGAAACCATTGCGAAAAGACATCAAACCGGGAATGCTGGTTCTCTTTGTTCAGAAGAAACACCAGGCAAGCGGAGAGTTAACAGAAGGTATTGTGAAATCCATCCTGACGAGTGCGCCTTCTCATCCGCATGGGATCAAGATCATGACGGTTGATAAATTAGTAGGAAGAGTGACGGAGATCATCGACGGGGATGTGGATTGA